The following is a genomic window from Sphaerodactylus townsendi isolate TG3544 linkage group LG16, MPM_Stown_v2.3, whole genome shotgun sequence.
gggatagagacaggctcagatTCACCGGCACTCAGTGGCAGTACACAGCATTTTATACATACCTGAAAGTTTTGataaaataatacaaactgaCAAAAATTCTTCAAAGTATCTGGTCAACACAGTTTGGCTCCCTCTTTCCACAGAGACCAGAAGTCTCCATTCTTAGCAAGGATTGTGTCACGTGTTGGTTTCTGTGTTTTTACAGAAGTGGAGACAGTGAAGTTGGCCCGCACAGTGTTCAGCAAGCTCCATGACGTTTGCAGCAGTTGGGTGAAGGACTTTCCCCTGCAGAGGAAACCTCATCGTTATTATGAAACGTCAATTCACGCCATTAAAAACATGCGACGCAAGATGGAGGACAAACACGTCTGCATCCCTGACTTCAACACACTTTTCAATCTTGAGGTAAAAAGCCTGCTCAGAGGAAGGGAGAACTGGGGCCAGCCTCGATAGGTCAAGTGACCTCTGAGATAGGAGTTCCCAGGGTATTCTTTGATATGTAGTACTTTCTGGATCTGCAGAACAGCCTAATAAACAGACATGGCTGGAGAATAACAGTAACGGAGCTAGATAAGTTACCTATCCagtcatttatttattaggttcCTATTTTTGAATCTCTAGTGTTGCAAATGTCTCTTTTGTTAATACTTTTCTGTTAGCTGGTTGGTTGTCTGTCGAGTGTAGCTTCAGGACCCAATATTAGGCACTCTTTTAAAATGTCTAAAGTTGTCTACTTGAGTCACTCGCATCATTTCAACCGTCTTCTTTTGGCAGGACCAAGAGGAGCAGTTCTACTTTGCAGTATTTGATGGCCACGGAGGTGTGGATGCTGCCATCTATGCTTCCATCCACCTGCACGTAAACCTGGTGCATCAGGAGATGTTTCAACATGACCCCGCAGAGGCGCTGTGCAAGGCTTTCCGAGTGACAGACGAGCGCTTTGTGCAGAAGGCAGCCAGAGAGGTGAATTGAGTGGACTGACGTTTAAGAATTAAAATGGGAGTCCTGTTGCAGGCAATGCTTCCAGTTCATTATGGTCTTTCCTTGTTATTCTCATTGGCTTGAACTTGAAGAATAGATCATTGAGAATTAAATGATAAGAATTAATTAATCTCACAAACAAGAACAGTTGCTTCAGCATCCTGAAAACTGTGATTACTACATGTTTGATAACTCACACCAGAAATGTCTGCTTGCTTCTTTTTGCCTGTAATAAGACTAAAGCTACGTTTTCTCCCCAGAGCTTACGATGTGGAACCACTGGTGTGGTGACGTTCATCCGTGGGAACATGTTGTATGTAGCATGGCTGGGTGACTCCCAAGTGATGCTTGTGAGAAGGGGTCAGGCTGTGGAATTGATGAAGCCACACAAGCCAGATCGAGAGGTGAGAACAGTTTGGATTGCAGAACATACAGAAAAGTACTGATATCCTCGTACCGTTTTTAACTGAGACTGTCAGTCAGGTACTAGATACAGATTGGCCGCTGCAGTGGCTAGCATAGCCATACCAATTGTTATCATTATGGGAGGTAGTCTCTTGTGGAGATAAAATTGTAGTTATAATAGATTTCTTTATACCAGAGATGAAATATTGCATTGTCAATCAGTGTGGCTGGGCAGCTGCTAAGACCCGTGGGTTGGCAGAGGATCCATAGATGGAAGATGGCCACAGAGGCCTTTAGGTTGATCTCTCACTTCTTACTGAGAGGAGTATCTGGAAAAGGAGTGGGGCAGCCTTGGTTGCCGCTGGTCCTCCCAGCACTAGCCAGCTGGTAGGGTGTGTCGACACATGTATGGTAGAAACAGATGGAGAGAAGTAGGTTTTGCTTATTATCAGGCAACTTGCGGTGATATTGCCCCAGGTTGCCCCAAATCTGGAGTCATCCCTGCGTGAGCACATCAAAATCTTTAGGAGGTGGCATCAACGGCTCTGATCACCTTCTGTGTTGCTATGTGTTTTAGGATGAGAAGAAACGCATTGAAGCCCTTGGAGGCTGCGTGGTCTGGTTCGGGGCTTGGCGAGTCAACGGGAGTCTGTCTGTCTCCAGAGCTATTGGTAGGAAATACTGACCTAttgtccattttattttcccttctcTATCCTCcgttttttgttcattttaattcCACTTGGTCACACGTGGAGTCGAATTGGCTGGGACCAATCAGGCAAGACATTTTGGGCTCAAAGACGCCCTGAAAACATCCACTCTTGTGTGTTGTGGCAGTGTTGTGAAACCAATAACATGTCAATTGAATACACTTAATTATAACCGATAGGTGAGATGTTCAGTAAATGTAAGAGTTTTTTTCTTCTCATGGATCCAGGGCTTTAAGTGACAGCAGAGGTTCTTTGCCAGCCACTTCAATGGGCCAGGCCctctactaagaacataagaacaagccagctggatcagaccaaagtccatctagtccagctctctgctactcgcagtggcccaccaggtgcctttgggagctcacatgtaggatgtgaacgcaatggccttctgcggctgttgctcccgatcacctggtctgttaaggcatttgcaatctcagatcaaggaggatcaagattggtagccataaatcgacttctcctccacttcaatctgtccaagccccttttaaagctatccaggttagtggccatcaccacctcctgtggcagcatattccaaacaccaatcacacgttgcgtgaagaagtgtttccttttattagttctaattcttccccccagcattttcaatgtatgcccccctggttctagtattgagagaaagagagaaaaatttctctctctgtcaacattttctaccccatgcataattttgtagacttcaatcatatcccccctcagacgtctcctctccaaactaaagagtcccaaacgctgcagcctctcctcatagggaaggtgctccaatcccccaatcatccttgttgcccttctctgcactttttctatctcctcaatatcctttttgagatgcggcgaccagaactggacacagtactccaagtgcggtcgcaccactgttttatataagggcatgacaatctttgcagttttattatcaattcctctaCTATACTTTTAATAGCTGAAAGTGACCAGAGCATGATGAATGTGTTGTGAGCAGGGCAGAGTTGCCTAGCTTTCCTTCAGAACATGTCACCTGTTCTATTGAACTACAGCAGCAGCCCAGAATGTGGAAAGCTGGACCTTTGGAGGGATCTGATGCTTTGATTGCAGCTGAAGCAGTTCTCATTTGCCAGCAGAATGTGCATCCTGTAGCCACAAAGGGTGGTATTTCACGTGTTTTCTCCTGGGACAACCCCAGCATCCCCTCCTTTTATAAACAGCCTGACTTTGTAGGTTCATTCCCTGCAATGTGCATTTTTATTCCTCCGTTTCCGGCACAGTGCAAATCTAGCTGTAGGGCTGTTGAGTTCTGGAAGCATGGGGCCTGAACCTCAGAAGGTTCAGAATTGCAAGATAGtcactaactgtgcaatcctaaacagtgttaccCCTTCTAAGTCTCGaaagggtgtgactctgcttcGGATTTCACTGAGCAATCTTTGAGATCCCAAAGGTTTCAACTTTTATCTTAAGCAGTTTTGAAAAGGGCTCTGAAGTTTGTTTCCCTCCCACCTCAGCCAGTACATTTTCATCAGAGTTGGGGACTAGAAACAAACAAGTTGAATTGGAAGCGGAGGGTACTGAGACCTGCACGAGAGAGTTTATATTCTTATACCTCCCCTCAGACAAACTTGTCCTTGTATATAAACATGCTACATCCCAGCAGTCCCATTACCTCAAAAGTAAGGTCACTGATCTCTCATCCATGCCAGCAGCCTAAACTTTCCCCGAATGATTTGCTTTGTCCAACTGCTCCAGGTGATGCAGAACATAAGCCATATATCTGTGGGGATGCAGATTCTGCTTCCACAGTTCTGGATGGATCTGAAGACTACCTCATTTTAGCCTGCGATGGTTTCTACGACACCGTGAACCCTGACGAAGCGGTGAAGGTGGTGGCGGACCACCTGAAGGAGAACAACGGGGACAGCAGCATGGTGGCACATAAGTTGGTGGCTTCTGCTCGAGATGCTGGCTCCAGTGACAATATCACTGTCATCGTGGTCTTTCTCAGGGACATGAGTACAGCGGTCAGTGTTAGCGAGGAGTCAGAGTGGACAGAAAACTCATTCCAAGGCGGGCAGGAGGATAATGGCGACGACAAAGAAAACCACGGCGATTGCAAGAGGCAGTGGCCTCAGCACCAGGTCTCGGCCCCTGCAGACCTAGGGTATGATGGGAGAGTGGATTCTTTCACGGACAGAACTACCTTGAGTACAGGTTGCAGAATTGACTTGTTGGAAGACCCAGGGTATATAGACTTGAGGAAAACAGAAGCTAGCAAACTTCAGAGTGCCAAACGCCTGTCCTCAGATCAAGGGTTTAATGCTGGTGTACCAAAGAGAGCAACCATGGCTAATGGTTTATCAGCAGAGAACGAGACGCTGCCTGACGCTGCCCCGCCTACACGTGGACACAGCAGTCTCCAGGGGCAGATCTCTTTCCTTAGTCTTGGGTCTGCAAGCCCACACGAGTACAACATGGTGAGTGAGACTCCCATCTGTGTGAGGCTGGAGGGTGAGCAGTTCAAATCCTGGGCCCGAAGAGCCTCCATTTTCTCTCATTTCCGCCTCTGTGACACCAAGCGGTGGCCGCGGCTAGCCAGACTCAAGCCAAAGCTGCACACGCTTCTCTTTGAGCACAGGCCACTCCCCCACCAGGAGTGCTTTGCTCTGCACTCCCCTAGCAATGTGAACGTGCGCAGGAAGAAGTCACTGAGGAGCCGTTTCTGGCAGGGCTTCTCTAGCTGTTACCAGAGTCACGATGAGGGGATTCTCCTGAGCTACTGTATACCAGACCCCGGGCTTCTCTGGAGCTGTAAAAAATAATGTGCTCCACTGTGTTCCCCTGTCCTCCTTAAATAGTTAGGTTAGCCATTCACAGAATGAGAATTTAAGACAAGAGTGGGCAATTCAGAATTACTGTTTTGGAATGCTCCACTTATGTAAATAGATCTAGGATTAAAACAGTGTTTCAGTCTCAAAAATTAGTAGCTGGCgtgccagtctctctctctctctctctctctctaagcaATGTCACAGACATACATGTATCTAAAGCTTCATTTGCTCATGGAACTAGGAACTGTCATTGGCTCACCTGGACTAGATAGGAAAGGGCTACTTGTAagagacagcaaaagaaaaagaaaggtgaaACCTGTTTGAGAAGAGTCTGTGGATCAATATTTTCAGAAAGTTCCTGTTTTAAACCTGACAGTTTTCAGGTGTGTTTGAGGAATGAGCAGGAAGACTTGGGTAAACTGGTTTGCAAAGGGCTTGGGGGTGATGGTTGAGGTTAACAGCAAAATGTATAGTTAGTGAAATGCTTTGCAggtatgtttttaaaagccatattGGGGGTTTAATAGGTCCTCTAGCACTACGTTTCTGCCCAGCCTCTGTTAAATATCTAATACAACTCAGATCATGGTATGAATTCAGACTCCAGTGATATTTTCCCCACCCTATAACATTAGACGTTAAGGCTTACTAAACATCGCTATAGGTTTTTAAGTAGCCATTTTCTACGGCTGGAGTCAAAATTATATTGACCTTTTAGTAGCCTGGGAGGATTTGGTGCTTAGTGACTTCTTACTTTTAAACTAGAAAAGTAATGTTAAATAATGTTCATTTAATAGAATTGTGGTCGGTATTTCCCAATATCACCTTCTctctaatattttttttaatctcaggtGTCCAACCAATCTAGAGCTAGTCCAGACACAAACATGCTGTCCACGAACTTATGGAGCCAAAAGCTCACTGGCAGTTCTGCTTTCCCAATTCACTCCAGGGCATCTAAAGGAAGGTGGCAGGAGACCACAGAAATGCTGCTGAACTCTCGGCTCAGCTGTTAGTGCATTTTCTTAGCTTTGTTTTTTAGAGGAGACTAAAGGGAAGCCTTTAGAGATGCTACCAGGCACTGGAGTAAAGAGAAGATTGCAGTAACCTGCTGTTTCAGCAGCTGAGCAATTCATTAGGAGTCTTCAGTCAGTAGTAGGGGTGGGTTACCTCCTTGGACCTTCATGCTAATAGGAAAGAACACTAAATATCAAACTTaaaatgcccaaataaatccaagaCAGATAGGTACTTAGAGGGTGTTATAGAATGATCCCACTGCGAGGCATTTAATTTATACAGCACTGAATATTGCACATAAATCCCAAGGAGGGTGCTGTAGACTGAGTGTGACAGTATTGCTAACTAGTCTGTGTTGCCATTAGTGCAACTACATAATACCAATAGTTTGCCTGCAGACTGAAAATGCAGCCAGGCCAGAGGAATTTCCTAATGATAAAGTTGCAGACTTTCATTGGTCCGCTTCTTGGGAGTGACTTAATGAAACTGTCAAGGAAGGCAAGCTCAAAGTCCCTGCTGTCttttgtcttgggggggggggggggaaattaaggGCCGACTGAATGTACCGTGTGTCCTCCTCTGTGAGCCTAAGGAGCCCCGTGTTACCAGTCAAGGACTTTGGAGGAGTGGTAAAAGAGCCAACTGTGCAACACCATGCCGTCACTGCTGCTGCCTTTAAAATACTTCACATGAACAAAGCTGTGATTCAAGTCTCTTGCTCTGCTGGACACTTGCCTTCACACAAATGTACTTAGCTCTTCTCCACAAAAGATGCGCATcaagaattaaaaaaatgttgcaggtGTCAGACCTCTCCTCTCAATGCAGGCATAATTGAGGAACTGTAGCCTCAAAAGTATGCATTTGTGTTAAGCAAAAAGTTACCTCCCATCTCTGTGGATTCATACATATAGGTTATCTGCTGCTCATCCTGTTGATTCCTTCTGGAGGGAAGCTGCCGTCCATTCTTAGTGTGGCCTGTTACAAGATAGTTACAAACAGCAAGTGTTTATTCCTTCATTACATAGTGGTAGAGTACGTAGGAGCCATTTGTGGAGCGAATTCTTTAATCATGGTAGAATATGTACTTCAAATTAGTTGTCGGTCCAATATATGCTGCTCAACTCTACACACTcggcaaaaaaaataaaagccgtGCTTTGTGACAGTGTTTTTCTCTTAATGCCACTAGTGATAGGAAGTAGTTCTCTTCAGTTCCAACTCCTGTGCCCTTATTTGCTGCTTGCTGACGTAAGCAATAAGTCCCCTtcctctttttaattaaaaatggtaTCTCACTGTTCTGTATCTTGTTCTTTGACCCTCTAGCTGGTGATAATGTACAAAAATATAGGTATctaattgtatttattgttaacGTTACTTGTCTGAAACGTTTTGTAACTCTGTGTATTTTAGTAATGGTGACATTTGCGTAACAAGGACCTTTCCAATAAAGAGCTTAAGTATCCCTGGAGTTTACACAATCCACATTAAATTATCAAGTTGGGTAGAAAGGTGGTAGCGCAAACAAGATTAAATAGTCTATGATGGCAGGAGACTCATTGGCCGTTCAAAATCTGCTTGAGTTTATTCACTGTGAGTTTCGAGGGGATTCTCGCAATCTCCATTTATGTACAAATTCTGAGTATCTCCTATGGCAGAAAAGGGAGCCGTAGCAGAGCAGGAAGCCATTGATCTAGTCCAGTTGcactaaaatatttatacttaGAAGTGCCATCAATTGTCTGTGTGAGTTTACAACCCTACGAGGCATATGATTTCCCTCTTCCCTATTCCTAATCTCTCCAGTTCAGGCATTGTTCTCTTTGTCTTTTCATGCAGGCTGGAGCACAGTTCGGCCACTCCCTTACTAAAATGATGTCCTCCTTGTAGGACAGAACAAGGGAGGTAAGCCACTGGGTACTCACAGCTCCTGGCTCAAAATGGCAAGACAGAAGAAAAATAGGACACACATAAGtgttctttcccctctccttggGGCTTGCCTTCAGAACCTTCAATCTACCCAAGAAAGCATTaaccgcccacccacccccaaccttGTGTTTATGTATTCGACTGCCAGATAGAGCTCAAGTCCTGGAACAGTCTGTGAAGCCAGAAAAAACTATGCAGAGGAAGTTCAGCATTACATAATGTGAGAGCTGTACTCCAAGTAGCCCTTTTGCCCTGCCAAAACGCTGTGGTAGCAGTGGAGAAGCTGAACATCTTCTCCCCAAAGAACTAGCTCACTTGTAAAGGCAGACCCCAGGGCTTTTGGCTGTGTCTGAAAGTTAAGCCTTTCTGCATGTAACAGCTCAAAAAATTCTGCACCTGTCTGTCATGTGCAACATAACATCTTCAAGGAACCCAAGTGACAAATTGATTTTTATTCTTGTGTCACACTAAAGAGTTTCTGTAACTACCAGTATTAACCCTGAAGTTTCATGCAAATACAGCCCAAGGAAGATTCAACTGAATAACACCTAACAAGTTTTGTGTAACcccttggctgctgcattgtctCTTCTATAAATGAGGAACAGTAACACAAGACTAGCTAGGTGCAGCGGAAAAACAGAGATTCAGCTTATTACTAAAATGTTAAAATGCCAAGTGTATTATTGGGCTCCTGTTGAAAGATACTTATGCTATTTTTGAAATTAATGAAGTGGATCAGTTTAATACAGAAGTGACTTAATACTACTGTGGTAAGACCTCTTGGGACAGTTTTTTCCTGTAGCTCACAAGTTCAATTAGAATGATGTATtagccatattttatttattaaagctGTTTCACAAAAAGGTAAGGACTATGTTCAACTTCTAGCAGTATCTTAATAAAACAGCAATTGTTACTCTTACTGgtgtatttactttttaaaacagacaCTGAAAGCTATTTGCTCTTGTCACCGCCAGTCCAAGAATTGTGCAGGCTGGTACAAGATACATATGCAAGAGAAAGTGGTCACCTGACACACAAGAGAAAGGACAACAGCAAGGAGAGAACGGGGGATCAGCACACGGGGAAGATGGCTGTAAGATCCACCCTCTGAAACAGGCCCAGCTTTGCATAAAGTCCTTTAAGACAAAGACCTTCCCTTTGGGCCTGAAGATTGACTATTGACTTGCACAAGGAGAATCAGTTCCAGgttcattttattaatttaaaaaagtgCAGACAACTCATCTTAACTATATGAATTTTTACAGCACTTTAAACATCACTTAATAAACTGTTCAGTACAACGTTCAGTAGACATCAGGACACACAACATTTATACAGCAATTCATGCTTAAGGGAACAGCCAATTCAGCACAGGCTCACCGTATCTTTAGCAGCTGAAGTGCGATGCACAGTGGTGCAGAGTTTGGCAACAAGTGTTCCCAATTGGCCAAAACTggattgggggaaggggcagagtaTAGAGACATCTCTTTTTAAAGTAGCTTAGGACTTGCCAGCGTAGCAGCTCAATTAGCATCAATACATGCCATGTCACAACGGAGCAGGGAGACTCCTATTTCCATCCCTCCAAACTATGTCTGTAGCTGAGGTTTCAGCACCACTAGGAGGCACACAGGACATAGGTTATTGTGGCAGCGCTGGCAACTGAGCAGGTTCAGAAAAGCAGTGCGGGAAGACGCTCAGcgctaagagagagagaaaagacaagATGTGCGCAAGATGTTACCGGAAATAACCCCTGGGCTGGGTCGTGCCACCTCCAAGGGACACAGGCTGGTGTGTGCCAGTCCAGCTTCAGGCAGGCTCTCTCTGCAGATGCTCTacctggcagagagagagagaggatcatGGGGAGTTCTTGAgcttccatcagcctctgtcagcacaaAGCCACAATGCAAAATTTCAAGAATGTGTCTCTCTGCCTTGCACCCTAGGAAGCTCCTGTTTAAGAATCCCAGACCAGAAGGGTGAATGAGAAAGGAAGCAAAGAAGATTGGGGCCTAGCCGAATAAGACCTGGTAACACTTGCACAGACCTCTCAGATCTGGGGGATGATCTGTATTGTAGTCATAACACACAAGAGTCACCTGCCTTCAGCAAAATGAAGGGGCAAGAAAGACTTGCCCGTCTTCCACGATTGCAAGATGCTGGTATCAAAGGCAGTTTCCCTGAGGCAGGGCTTGGTTCACGGCTGGCTGTACTGAAAGGTGCTGCAGGGTCCTTTCATGAGCAGCTTCTGTCACTGTTCTTAACGCGACTGATAGCGATGGGACCAATTACCTTGTGCAGTCTTTTCCAGTGGCAAAGGGAAGATCATTAGAGCCCACTTCATCCCCTTCAGGAAAAACAGAACACAACTCTAAGGCTGAAATACAAGCAGATATGAGAAAGCAACACAGTGAACGAGAACTTCTTTAAAATACAGAGCAGCAGAGGCTAATTTTACAGTTTGGGAAAGTTCATTCATGCTGGCTTCCCCAAACATGAtgaaggggaaacaaacccacaaATTACAGCAATGCTGTGCAGTCTACTCGTTTCCCATTATCCCTGCTATTTAATCATGCTTTCCAAGTTGCATATCCACATCCGTAATAAAGCAGGAAGTTGCcattctctcccccgcccccaaaatgcatTGGGCACAAGTAATATTGTGGTACATGGTTTATTCTAAGCACAAGCCTTGGTGGACTAGAACTCACATGGGTTTTAGTCCAGGCAAATAGGCAAGGACAATGTGTTCGTCTTGAAGGTGCTGTAAGACTACCTTACTCTCTCAGAATGTATAACATACATTGTGGCTATTCTAGAGGAAGAAGAGATTGATACCATATAGTCCTCTGTGATTCCCTGTGATAACAAGTCTCACTTGAGGAACCTTGGTCAAAGAAGCCCACACAATACACAGAAATCCAGAGGTGTAAGTTAAGCTCATGAGGAACTGCCCTGGAGGTGGAGAACTAAGGAGCAGAAGAAAGTACATAGATCAACCAGCTGAGATAAAGTATTTCCTGTGGTCTCCTCAAAGGAGCCTTCCTACCTTCACTGGAACACTGGGCCTGGAAAGCCTGATTGAGGACATCTGGAGAGGCCCTGGCAGGTTCCCCGCCTTCCTGCTCCTCATTCTCTGTGTCACATTCAATGTCGCTGTCACTGCTCATGCCTGGCAGGAGGTGGAGGACGTGCTTTGGGCAAAGCCCATCTATAGGCAAGAGAAGAGAGTGTGTGGGGCCCCAAGAGACAACAGGCCTCAAAGAGCACCCCCTGTGGGAATAGGGCGAGgtataaatcaaaatacaaatataaaaacatggGCATGCAAGGTGTCCTGTGTAGTTTCTTTACCTGCCTGCTCCAAAGCACATGGGCAGCCAGAGCtccacctcccctttcccttttctatcCAACGTCTGAGTCCCCCTCAGATCCTTAATTCCTTTTGCCTCTTGTGATCTGgcctttcttcttcctgttaaGGGCAACCATTCCCGCTCCCACAGCTTTCCTAGTATCCGAAATCTTCACACAGCTTTCAAGCCCCCTCCTCCAAGTGATCCAATAATGTGCTGGGGAAGTGTGTGTGCAAATTGTGACATCCTCGTGGTTTGTCTGCATTTGACCCAAGGATGAGAATTTGAGGGCTCTCCCATTTAGTCAGGTTCATGTTTTTTCCCCTGACCTCTTTTCATTTATTATTGGGGAAAATCCCTATTTTGTGCCTTCACAAGGGCCAtcataacaaattaaaacatacatcatAAGAGTACATCTTAAAGCCATTTAAAACCACTAGCATCCCATGAAaaaacacacattattaaaacaaaaacagttaaaatatgtCCAAAggcattaaaacaacaattaaaacatagccAGGGAGAAAGAACCtgaggcagaggtctgcaacctgcggctctccagatgttcatggactacaattcccatcagcccctgccagcatggccaattggcactggctgatgggaattgtagtccatgaacatctggagagccgcaggttgcagacccctgaaacagTCTTCACTCGCTGGTGGAAGACAGAAACAGAAGGGGGCCAACTAGTCTTCCAGAGTTTttgtgccatgaccaagaaggccctttccctGGTCACCACCTGCCAATTTTATGCTCACTGTCGCAAAACCAAAGGGTTTACACTTATTTCCTTCTGCCTGGAATTACACTGCTGAGTTACATTTTTGGAGTTCACACAGCGGTTTTATCTGGGACATGGCCTGTCATCTATGGTACTAATAAAGCTGAAGATGGACATTTACATTGGTGGATGGGGGAAATTGCTCTTTTCTGGATGTCCTGCTTCATCTATTGAGTAGAAAAtgtcctcttttcctttctcctttcccattctgattattaagaacataagaagaacataagaacaagccagctggatcagaccagagtccatctagtccagctttctgctactcgcagtggcccaccaggtgcctttgggagctcacatgcaggatgtgaacgcaatggccttctgcggctgttgctcccaagcacctggactgttaaggcatttgcaatctcagatcaagaggatcaagattggtagccataaatcgacttctcctccataaatctgtccaagccccttttaaagctatccaggttagtggccatcaccacctcctgtggcagcatattccaaacaccaatcacacgttgcgtgaaggagtgtttccttttattagtcctaattcttccccccagcattttcaatgtatgccccctggttctagtattgtgagaaagagaaaaatttctctctgtcaacattttctaccccatgcataattttatagacttcaatcatatcccccctcagacgcctcctctccaagctaaagagtcccaaacgctgcagcctctcctcataaggaaggtgctccagtccctcaatcatcctcgctgtcCTTCTCCGCAATTCTCCTACCTCTTTAAGATGCTTTGTGAGATGtca
Proteins encoded in this region:
- the PPM1E gene encoding protein phosphatase 1E — protein: MAAGGPSAEERGYCRFLELFLVEFRGPFGAEPPPPSSSSSAASPSSAAGGAEGDPGHADEAAAGCEGEQAEEAVREEEAEPPPPPPAEDEEVEEGGGGGGVGGEEEEDGAPPEEEGAGEEAAGAAAEEAPPEQQTPPELPPQPSPPPPPRAATPPPPPLPSLPRPLSEHITVEEVEGECLDLCLQQLYKYNCPSLLAAALARATADEVLQSDLSAHYLPKHEDSPDGIIQVETVKLARTVFSKLHDVCSSWVKDFPLQRKPHRYYETSIHAIKNMRRKMEDKHVCIPDFNTLFNLEDQEEQFYFAVFDGHGGVDAAIYASIHLHVNLVHQEMFQHDPAEALCKAFRVTDERFVQKAARESLRCGTTGVVTFIRGNMLYVAWLGDSQVMLVRRGQAVELMKPHKPDREDEKKRIEALGGCVVWFGAWRVNGSLSVSRAIGDAEHKPYICGDADSASTVLDGSEDYLILACDGFYDTVNPDEAVKVVADHLKENNGDSSMVAHKLVASARDAGSSDNITVIVVFLRDMSTAVSVSEESEWTENSFQGGQEDNGDDKENHGDCKRQWPQHQVSAPADLGYDGRVDSFTDRTTLSTGCRIDLLEDPGYIDLRKTEASKLQSAKRLSSDQGFNAGVPKRATMANGLSAENETLPDAAPPTRGHSSLQGQISFLSLGSASPHEYNMVSETPICVRLEGEQFKSWARRASIFSHFRLCDTKRWPRLARLKPKLHTLLFEHRPLPHQECFALHSPSNVNVRRKKSLRSRFWQGFSSCYQSHDEGILLSYCIPDPGLLWSCKK